A stretch of the Capsicum annuum cultivar UCD-10X-F1 chromosome 8, UCD10Xv1.1, whole genome shotgun sequence genome encodes the following:
- the LOC107840003 gene encoding uncharacterized protein LOC107840003: protein MEKKKMMTVAAMAMVLIVLLSANMDAVGVAAQGVNCYDSCNTGCVGLPPKKYQACDKKCHKRCGDEAGKIDGNLD, encoded by the exons atggagaagaagaaaatgatgacagTGGCAGCCATGGCTATGGTGCTCATCGTCCTTTTATCAGCCAACATGGACGCCGTCGGTGTCGCTGCTCAGGGTGTCAATTGTTATGACAGTTGTAACACTGGCTGCGTTGGTCTCCCAC CGAAGAAGTACCAAGCTTGCGATAAGAAGTGCCACAAAAGGTGTGGAGACGAAG CTGGCAAAATTGATGGAAACCTGGATTGA